The nucleotide sequence ACATCGCTGCCAACCGACTCGTGCAGGAAGGCCGCCTGCCCCTGCCACTGGAACCACAGCAAAGCCGCCAGCGCCAGCGGTGCCATCAGGAAGGTTTCCAGCGCCAAGCCCTCCAGCGAGGCCAGCGGTGCTTTCTTGCGCAGCAAACCATACAGGCCAAAGGTGGCCGCCAGCGACAGCGCGATCAGCGGCACGGTGCCGCTAGTCCAGGTAATCCAGGCCACACCGGCAGCCGCCAGCAACACGGCACTGCGCTGGATGGGGCTGAGCTTTTCCGCCAGAAACAGCCGCCCCAGCAACACATTGAACAGGGGATTGATGAAGTAGCCCAGGCTGGCCTCCACCACATGGCCGGCATTGACTGCCCAGATATAAATCAGCCAGTTAAGCGACAGCATCAGCGAGGACAGGCCAAAAATGGCCAGCTTTTGCGGCTGGCGCACCGCCTCGCCCAGCCAGGCCCAGTTGTGACGCACGGTAAGAATGCCGGCCACGAACACGGCAGACCAGACAATGCGATGGCACAGGATCTGCAACGCAGGAATATGGTGCAAAGGCTTCCAGTACAGCGGAAACAGGCCCCAGATCAGGAAGGCAATAAAGGTAAACAGCACGCCGCGGGTGGCGTCCTGCCGGGACTGGGCGGAAGACATGACAGACTCGATGCATAAGGTGTTCAACGTAGCAGCTTAACGGCTTGGCGCACATGAAGAAACCACCGGCTCGATAACATGCTGTTCTGCCATGGAAACAATGCCGGCCAGCGGCCCTGCCCGCACATGCTGCACTGGCACAATCGCCGCACTGCCGGGGGCTGTACGTCAAGACCTTTGACGTTGACGTAAACGTAAGTTAGAGTCCGCCACATAGCAGCCACCCGCTGAGCCGAGGCATGGAGAATACCGCCCGGACACCGGGATTACGGCCTACAACATAAAGAAAGGCGTGCGTTTTCCAGCCGAGAAAACCCGCCACCGCCACAAGCGAGAACAAGCCGCAGGCCATGCCGGCCACCTTACCGGTCAGGACCCGCGCGGCAGGAGGAGAAACCATGTCTATCCGTCATGTTGATCTGGAAGAAAAGTACAGCGCCGCCACCGGCCAGGTGCTGATGACCGGCATCCAGG is from Aquitalea aquatilis and encodes:
- the rarD gene encoding EamA family transporter RarD — protein: MSSAQSRQDATRGVLFTFIAFLIWGLFPLYWKPLHHIPALQILCHRIVWSAVFVAGILTVRHNWAWLGEAVRQPQKLAIFGLSSLMLSLNWLIYIWAVNAGHVVEASLGYFINPLFNVLLGRLFLAEKLSPIQRSAVLLAAAGVAWITWTSGTVPLIALSLAATFGLYGLLRKKAPLASLEGLALETFLMAPLALAALLWFQWQGQAAFLHESVGSDVLLVGAGVVTAIPLLLFAAGARRLKLATVGLIQYIGPTIQLALGVWVFGEAFDSAKLVGFCLIWLALLLYSAAGLLSMRQQKRSAAAA